CAGCTTGCCATCTCCCCTCATCCCTCTTCGCCCCCTTCGCGCCCTTCGCGGATCAACCCGCGGGCGCACAGCTTGCCACCTCCCCTCATCCCTCTTCGCCCCCTTCGCGCCCTTCGCGGATCAACCCCAGAGAACCCCATGTCAAACGCCCTTCCGCCTCGCAGCGCTATTGCCCCTGAACACACCTGGAACTCGACCAGCCTCTTCGCCAACGACGATGCTTGGGAGAGCGAACTGAACGCCCTCCTGACGGACATTGGCGGCGCCGGCCGCTCTAGCGGCCAACTTGGGACTTCACCCGCCCTGTTGGCCGAGACCCTGGCGCAGCGCGATGAACTGCGTCGTCGCGCCTGGGTCTTGCAGGTCTATGCCGGCATGAGCCACGCCGTCGACACCACCAGCCAGAAAGCGGCCGAGATGAGCGGGCGCGCGGATGGCGCCTACGGCCAGGTCCTGGCGGCCTGCGCCTTCATCGAACCGGAAATCCTCGGCCTCGGCCAGGCGCGGGTGCAAGGGTGGATGGAGGAAGAGCCGCGACTGGCCGTCTACCGGCACTATCTCGACGACCTCTTCCGCAAACAGGCCCATGTCCGCTCGGCTGAGGTCGAAGAAGTGCTGGGGATGCTGGCCGACCCCTTCAACGGCGCCTGGACGGCTTCCAACCTGCTGACCAACGCCGACTTTCGCTTCGCGCCGGCCGCCGGCAGCGACGGCGCCTCCCACGACGTCAGCCAGAGCACCATCACCCATCTCATGGACCACCCTGACCGGGAGGCGCGGCGCACAGCCTGGGAGAGCTACCACGACCAGTATCTGGCTTTCAAGAATACCCTGGCCAGCGCCTACACCACTTCGCTCAAACAGAGCGCCTTTACCATGCGCGCCCGGCGCTACGACTCCACCCTGGCCGCCTCGCTCTTCCCCTACAACATCCCCACCGCCGTCTTCCACAACCTGATCGACGTCTTTCGACAGAACCTGCCCACCTGGCATCGCTACTGGGCCTTCCGCCGCCAGGCTTTGGGCGTTGACATCCTCCATCCCTACGATGTCTGGGCGCCTTTGGCGGCCAACCCGCCGGTGATCCCGTTCGCGCAGGCCGTGGACTGGATCTGCCAGGGTCTGGCCCCGCTGGGCGATGACTACGTGGCCGCCATGCGCCGCGGCTGCCTGCAGGAGCGTTGGATCGACCTCTACCCCAACGCCGGCAAAAGCCAGGGCGCCTTCTCGACCGGCGCGCCCGGCACCCACCCCTTTATCATGATGAGCTACACCGACTCGATGCGCAGCCTCAGCACCCTCGCGCACGAGTTGGGCCACTCCCTGCACTCCTACCTGACCTGGCAACACCAGCCTGTCGTCTATGGCGACTACTCGCTCTTCGCCGCCGAAGTCGCCTCGAACTTCCACCAGGCCATGGTGCGCGGCTACCTGCTGCGGGCCAACCCCGACCCCAGCTTCCAGCTCAGCCTGATCGAAGAAGCGATGTCCAACTTCCATCGCTACTTCCTCGTCATGCCCACCCTGGCTCGCTTCGAACTGGAAATGCACCAGCGGGCCGAGGCCGGGCTGGGTCTGACCGCCGATTTCATGATCGACCGCATGGCCGAACTGTTTGCCGAAGCCTATGGGCCAGACATGCACATCGACCATGACCGCGCCGGCATCACCTGGGCCACCTTCGGCCATCTCTACGCCGATTACTACGTCTTCCAATACGCCACCGGCATCTCCGGCGCCCATGCCTGCGCCCGCCGCATCCTCGACGGCGTCGACGGCGCCGCCACCGATTACCGCCGCTTCCTCAGCGCCGGCGGCTCGCTGCACCCGCTCGACGCCCTCGCCCTGGCCGGCGTCGAACTGGGCCGACCCGAGGCCGTCGAGGCCACCTTCGCCGTCCTGGCCGACTATGTCGACCGCCTGGAGAGCCTGATGGGGCAAGAGCAGGCGGCGTGAACCCGACCGGCCTGCGGGCCTCTGCCCCGCCGCCTGCTACTCCTCGTCCCAAAACGAAAACAGGTCGCCAATCGACTGCCGCAGGTGATTGCGGCGGATGGCCTCGCCGAAGATCGGCGCCACCGAGAGGATGGTCATCTTGGCCAGCCGCCGCTGCCTGGGCAGGGGCGTTGTGTCGGTGGTGATGATTCTGCTCACGGCCGCTATCGCCGCCAGATTCTTCTTCGCCTCGCCCCAGAACAGCCCGTGCGTGCAGGCGACGACGATATCCTCGACCCGGCCGGCGACAAGCTCCTTGCACAACTCGACCACCGTGCCCCCGGTGCCGATCTCGTCATCGTAGATGATGGCGCGGCGATAGCCCTGCACCTGCTTCCGCGTCTCCTCGCTGAATCGCACTTCGGTGTCGGAGATGCGCGTCTTGCTGGCCACCGCCACCGGCAGATGCAATTGTCCGGCAAAGCGGGCGGCCGATTTGGCCCCGCCGGCATCCGGCGCCACCACCACCGTCTCCTTGCTGTCCAGAAAACCCGGTCGCAGATGCTCCACGAACAGCCCGCGGGCCGTCAGTGGGTCGGTGGGGACGCTGAAGAAACCGTGCACCTGCGGCGAATGCAGCTGCATGGTCATCACGTGCGTGGCCCCGGCCGTCACCAGCAGATCGGCGACCAGCCGGGCGGCAATCGAGATCCGGGGCGCATCCTTCTTGTCGGAGCGGGCGTAGGAAAAATAGGGGATGACGGCGTGGACCTCGTGCGCGGCGGCGCTGCGGGCGATATCCAGCATCATCAGCAGCTCGACCAGGTGATCGCTGACCGGCGGCGTCAGCGACTGGACGATGAACACCGAGCGCCCCCTCACACTGGCGCCCAACTGGATGCGCATATTGTCGTTGGCGAAACGCTCGACATGGCACGGGTCCAGCGGCAGGCCGAGATAGTCGGCGATGCCCTTTGCCAGGGCCGGATGCGACCGCCCGGCGAAGAAACGCACCTCGGCCGGGTCGATGCAACCGGGTGCATGGCGCTCGCTGGTCGGTTCGAGTGCGAAAGGTGGTGAACGGCGTTTCATGTCTTGCTCCTTGGGATCTTGCCTACTGCCTGCGTGGGTCTTCGCCCCCTTCGCGCCCTTCGCGGATCACTCGCTCCCCACCGCCGCCAGCACGGCCCTGGCCATCAGGCTGCCTGCGTGGGTCTTCGCCCTCTCGCCCTTCGCGGATCACCCGCTCCCCACCGCCGCCAGCACGGCCCTGGCCATCAGGCTGCCTGCCTGGGTCTTCGCCCCCTTCGCGCCCTTCGCGGATCACCTCCCCCACCGCCGCCAGCACGGCCCTGGCCACCAGATCGGCCGCATGGATGCCAAGCACGCCGGGGTCGCCCTTCTCTGCCCGCCCCAGGCTAAGCACGAACAGGGCGTCGCCATCCCACAGCGTGTGGCTGGGCCGGATGGTGCGGGCCAGGCCGTCGTGCGCCATCTGCGCCACCCGCAGGCATTCGGCTTTGTTCAGGGCCAGGTCGGTGGCAATGACGCCGATGGTCGTATTCTGACCGAAGGCCGGCTCCAGCGAAGCAGAGTCGCCTGCACCTGCTGCCGCCACCACCCGCCCGCTTTCGGGGTCGATAATCTCACCATAGGCATTGACGGCCACGAGCGCGGCCAGCTTCCCGCCCCCTGGCAGGGCCACGGCGGCGCTGCCAACCCCGCCTGGCTGCGCGCCCTTCGGCCCGCGCAGCTTCGCCACCGTCGCCCCGGTCCCTGCCCCCACCCGCCCCTGCGCCACCGGTCCCGCCCCGGCCGCCTGGCAGGCCCGATAACCCGCAGCTGCATCCGGCCAGGCATCCGCCCGCCCCACCCCCAGGTCGAACAGCACCGCCGCCGGGACGATGGGCACACGGGCGACCGGCGTGGCAAAACCGATGTTCCTTTCATAGAGCCAGCGAACCACCCCCTCGGCTGCGGCCAGGCCAAAGGCCGAGCCGCCCGCCAGCACGATTGCGTGCACCTGGCTCACCAGGTTTTCGGGTCGCAGCAGGTCGGTCTCGCGCGTGCCGGGCGCGGCCCCGCGCACATCCACCGCCGCCGTGGCCCCGGCCGGGGTCAGAACCACGGTGCAGCCTGTGCGAGCCTCAGCGTCGGTGTCATGGCCGACCAGCAGACCGGGGATACAGGTGAGGGTCGTGTTCATGGCCCCAGTGTAAGCCGCGGCCCTGTGGCTGGCAAGATCCAGACCTTCGTCCGCAGGGGGCGCGCGGCCCCACCTGTGCTAAAATGGTGAGCAGCGGCCCCCCACTCCCCCCACCATGGACACGATCTACACAGCCCTCAAGCGCCACCTGAGCGAAGGCGAAACCGTCGCCCTGGCCACCATCGTCGAGGTCAAAGGCTCGGTCCCGCGCGAGGTGGGGACGAAAATGCTCATCCACCCCCTGGGCCAGCATGTGGGCACCATCGGCGGCGGCTGCGGCGAGGCCGACGTCATCCGCGCCGCCCTGGATGTGATCCAGACGGGCGAGCCGGCAGCGCTTCATGTCGATCTCACCGAGCCGATCTCGATGCAAGCGTTGGGCGTGTGCGGCGGGGTGATGGCAGTCTTCATCGAACGGTGGGCGCCATGACCGCTCCCCACCTCATCCTCCCGCAGCCGCTGGCCGAGGCCATCATCGCCCATGCTCGCGCCGGCGAGCCGGAGGAGGTCTGCGGCCTGGTGCGGGGCCGGGCCGGGCGGGCCATCGGTGTGTTCCCCGCCCGCAACATCGCCCCCAACCCCATCACCGACTACGAAGTGGAGTCGAAGGCTCTGCTGGCCCAGGTGGAGTGGGAGGACGCTGGCGACGAACTGATCGCCCTCTACCACAGCCATCCCCAAGACCCGGCCTACCCCTCGGCCTCCGACGCCATCCAGGCCTACTACCCCGACAGCGTCTACCTCATCTGCTCGTTGCTCGATGACGCCCGCCCCGACCTCAAGGGCTTCTTCCTGCGCGAGATCGATGCCCAGCTCGATCCCACCGCCCTGCGCCGCGCGCTACCCTTCTATCGCACCCGGCCCGGCCGCTGGGGCTACTACCTGCCGGCCGGGGCCGCCCTTCCCCCCGCCCTCGCCGGCCTCGGCCCGCCGCCCGGCCTGGCCCTCTACATCGTCATCCAGGAAGACGCCGAGGAGCCGATCCAGACCCGCGCCGTCACCGTCACCCCGATCGAACTGGTCATCGACTAATGCCCGACCCCCTCTCCGCCCCTGCCGCCATTCTCTTCGACGAAGGCCACGGTCAGAGCCTCTGGTTCAGCGCCCCGCCCACCGTCGATCAAGGCTTCAGCCAGGCTGCGGCCCTGGCCGGCGAGCGTCGCCCCGTGACCTTTGCCCCTGCCGGCCGCCGCTTCAGCCCCGAGGCTCTGGCCGGCTGCGCCGCCCTGGTGCTGCCGATGGGGCCGCAGCGCCAGACGAACCTGACTCAGGACGAAATCGAGGCTGTACACGATTTCGTGCGCGGGGGCGGCGGCCTGCTCGTCCTGGGCGCCTACACCGGCGACTGGCATCACGAAGCCAATCTCAGCCGTCTGATCGAACGCTACGGCATCAGTTTCAACCGCGATGTCGTCCTGCCGGCGGGCGCCGACCCCGACGACGCCTTCGTGGCCGCCGGCAACCTGGCGCGAGCCATGCGCTGCCTGGTCGAGGCGCTGCCCAACCCGGCCGCCGGCCGCCTCCGGGCGCTGATCGAGCAGGTGGACGTCGTCGCCGCCCTCTCCTGCTGCTCGCTCTATGTCGATGAAGGCATGGCCAGGCCCATCCTCCGGGCCAGGCCCGACAGCCTCATCGCCGAGCCAGAGCCGGCCGGGGCCGGCATCCACATCCTCGGCTATCTCGACCGGGGGCGAGGCCCGGCCATCCTGGCCGCCGCCTCGACCACCGCCAAAGTGGTGGTGGTGGGCAGTTGGCGCCCGTTCCTCGACGTCTTCCTTGCCGAACCGCGCTACAGTAACCGCCAGTTCTTCGCCAACATCCTCGACCACCTGTTGGCGGGCGCTTCTTCCGGCCCGGCCCGGCCTGTCGCCGCCCTCCCTGCCCCCGCCCCTGCCCCCAGCCCCAACCCCCGCCTCGGCGCCGTCGAGGATCGCCTCCGCGACCGCCGCGCCCTTCTGGTCCAACTGGAGAAGGAGGTGGTGCTGGCCACCGGGCTGGAGCGGGCCACGCTCAACGTCCGCATCGACCAGACGAAACAGGCCATCGCCAGCGACGAAGCCGAACTGGATGAGCTGCATCGCCGCGGCTGACGGCAAGAAAGTAGCCGGGCTTTCTTGACAAAACCCGAACACACGCTACACTTTCCCCCATGATTTGCTCTGCGACGCTCTCCGTCACCCTCACCTGCTCCTGTATGGGGCGGGCGTAGCCGGTCATCGCCGACCGCTGCCCCGCAAAGCCCTCCACCGAGCAGCGGTGAGCGCGCCTCCTGCCCCCAGCAGCGTTGTGCGCCTGGCGTAGCAAGCAATCGATAGCGAAGCACTCTGGCCTGATTCAGGCAGTTGCTTTGGCCCACAGCCTCCCAAACGCCACGGCGTCATCTTCAGCCCACAACTCACCGCAAACGGTGAGTTGTTTTGTTTTCAGCCACTGTCGATTCTTCCTCCTCCAACCAACCTGTTCTCATCCATGCCAACCGTCTTCATCCCCACCACCCTGCGCCGACTGACCGCCAACCAGCCCCGGATCGAAGTCGCCGGCGCCACCGTCGCCGAGACCCTCGATGCGCTCGAAGCCGCCCATCCCGGCTTCAGGGAGCGCCTTTTCGACGCCAGCGGCCAGGTCAAACGCTTCATCAACATCTTCGTCGATGACAATGAGATTCGCACCCTGCAAGGGCTGGCCACTCCCGTCCGCCCTGCCGACAAGCTCTCGATCGTCCCGGCCATGGCGGGGGGCAGCGGCGCCCGTCTCTCGCGCGACCAACTTCTGGCCCGCATCCGCGCCGAGGTGAACGAGGCGACCCCGCGGCAGGTGGACGAGTGGCTGCGCCAGCGCCAGGATGTGGCGGTGATCGACATCCGCGAGCACGACGAATGGGTGCAGGGGCACTTGCCCGGCGCCTTCCACCTTAGCCGCAGCTTTCTCGAGCTGCAGATCGAGAGCCTGGAGCCTGATCGCGAGGCGATGATCGTCCTCTATTGCGCCGGCGGTGTGCGTAGCTTGTTGGCGGCCCACAACCTGCAAGAGTTGGGCTACAGCCGCGTCTACTCGATGACGGGCGGGTTCAATGGCTGGAAGAACGCCGGGCTTGAGTTCGACGTCCCCCGGTTTCTGCGGCCCGACCAGCGCGAACGCTACGCCCGCCATCTCATCCTGCCCGACCTGGGCGAGGCCGGCCAGATCAAGCTGCTGGATGCCCGCGTGCTGCTGATCGGCGCCGGCGGGCTGGGTTCGCCGGCGGCGCTCTATCTGGCAGCCGCCGGGGTGGGGACGATCGGCATCATCGACTACGACGACGTCGACCGCAGCAATCTCCAGCGCCAGATCCTGCACGGCGAGAGCACCATCGGCCAGCCCAAGGTCGACTCCGCCATCCAACGGATCAAGGATCTCAACCCCGATGTCCAGGTCATCGGCTATCGCCAGCCCTTGCGGGCCGACAATGCCTTCGAGATCATGCGGGGGTACGATGTGGTGCTCAACGGCTCGGACAACTTCCCCACCCGCTACCTGGTCAACGACGCCTGCCATTTCCTGGGCATCCCGCTCGTCGATGCCTCCATCTTCATGTTCGAGGGTCAGGTGACGGTCTACCGGCCGGACGACGCCGCCCGCGGCATCGAAGGCGGCCCCTGCTATCGTTGCCTCTATCCCGACCCCCCGCCGCCGGGCGAGGTGCCGAGTTGCGCCGAGGCCGGGGTGTTGGGCGTGTTGCCGGGCATCGTCGGCAGCATCCAGGCGGTCGAGGCGATCAAACTCATCGCCGGCATCGGCCAGCCACTGGTGGGCCGCCTGCTGATGTACGACGCCCTCGACCAGAGCTTCCGCAGCCTCAATGTCCAGCGCGACCCCACCTGCCCACTCTGCGGCGAACACCCCACCGTCACCGATCTGATCGATTACGAGCAGTTCTGCGGCCTGCCCAGCCTCCCCACCCCGTCGGCTGCCCTCGGCGCTATCCCCATCGCCGTCTCCATCCCCCTCCCGGCGCCCGCCTGACCCGCCCTTTTCAAACCGTCTGAGCCAGTCTTTCGATGATCCACTGATTGAGGCTCTTGCCCTCGGCGGCGGCGCGAGCTGCCAGCTCGGCGTGCAGATCAGCAGGAACTCGGAGATTGAATTTGCCAGAAAATTGTCGATAGGGCGGGATTCCTTTCTCCTCACACACTTCCAGAAACACAGCCAGCGACTTCCTGAATTCCTCCCGCAGTTCATCTGGCGTCCGGCCATAAAAGTCGGCCCCGCCATTCAACCCTAGAATTTCACCCCTGAACAGATCCAGATCAGGATCGTATTCAATTTTGGCTTTGTGGCCTTCAAGTGTCATCAATTGATTCATGGCGTTACTCCGTGTTCTTCCAGCCATTTGCGAATGCCTGCAATGGCCCCTTTATCTAGATCGGGTGAAGGATGCGGCCTATGAAAGACCCTAACTTCATCAAAGAGGACAACAGCCACCCTGGAACCAGCACGTTCTGAAACATCAGCGCCCAGAGCAACAAGAAGTTCCTCGACATCGGTCCACCTGATGTTGCCGCTCACAGGTCTGGCAAAGATAAGTTCAAGCGTGTTGCGGTGTTTCCGTTTCACATCGATATAGTACCACATTCCAGTACCGTGTCAATCCGCACACGTGGGTTGACTTTCTACCACACACTTTACTGACAGGAAATTGATCTATGACCACTTACGCCCATCCCCAAGCCCTTGTCTCGACCGAGTGGGTTGCTGCCCGACTCGATGACCCCAACATCCGGCTGGTCGAGAGCAATGAAGATGTGTTGCTCTACAACACCGGCCACATCCGCAACGCCGTCAAGATCGACTGGATCGCCGATCTCAACGACCCCCTCATCCGCGACTACATCGGCCCGCGCCAGTTCGAGGCTCTCTGCGCCAAACACGGCATCAGCAACGACACCTTCGTCGTCTTCTATGGCGACAAGAACAACTGGTGGGCCACCTATGCCTTCTGGGTCTTCCAACTCTTCGGCCACACCGCCGCGGCGGTGATGAACGGCGGCCGCAAGAAGTGGGTCGAAGAAGGCCGGCCCCTGACCAAAGACATCCCCCACTTTGGCCCCGCCGCCTACCATGCCCCCCAGCGCCAGGACTACAAGATTCGCGCCTTGCTGCCCCAGGTGCTGAGCCATCAATCCGCCGGGTTGCCGCTGATCGACGTGCGCTCGCCCAAGGAATACAGCGGCGAACTGCTGCACATGGCCGACTATCCCCAAGAAGGCGCCCTGCGCGGCGGCCACATCAAGGGCGCGCGCAGCATGCCCTGGGCGCGAGCAGCCAATGAGGATGGCACGTTCAAATCGGTCGAAGAACTCAAGGCGTTGTACGAAGGCGAGGCAGCCCTGAGCAGCGACCAGAACATCATCGCCTACTGCCGCATCGGCGAGCGCAGCAGCCACACCTGGTTCGTCCTCACCTACCTGCTGGGCTATCCCAACGTCCGCAACTACGACGGCTCCTGGACCGAATACGGCAACATCGTCGGCGCGCCGATCGAGAGGTAGATCAGAGCAGAGAAGGAAACAGGTAGACAAGGAAACAAGTAGACAGGTAGACAAGTAGACAAGTAGACAAGTAGACAGGTAGACAAGTAGACAAGTAGACAAGTAGACAAGTAGACAAGTAGATAGGTAGACAAGTAGACAGGTAGACCAGGCCGCAGCAAGCCGTTCCCTCGTTGATTGTTGATTGTTGACTGTTGATTGTTGACTGTTTCCCCGAACTCCGTCCTCCAATCTCCGATCTCCGATCTCCGATCTCCGCCCTCCGCCCTCCGCCCTCCGCCCTCCGCCCTCCGCCCTCCGCCCTCCGCCCTCCATGCCTCACCCCGCTCGCCTCCTCACCCCCGACCCCCTGCGCTGGCGCCAGCCCCACCGCGCCGCCATCCTCCAGCAGATCGGCAACACGCCGCTGCTGAAGCTGGAACGCGTGACGGCCGGGCTGCCGCCGGCGGTGGAAGTCCATGTCAAGGCTGAGTGGTTCAACCCCGGCGGTTCGGTGAAGGATCGGCCGGCCCTGCGCATGGTCGAGCAGGCCGAGATGAGCGGGCAACTGACCCCCGACCGGACGATCATCGACGCCACCAGCGGCAACACCGGCATCGGTTATGCCCTGGTTGGCGCGGCCAAGGGCTATCGCGTGGCCCTGGTCATGCCCGAAAACGTCAGCGAGGAGCGCAAGCAACTGGCGCGAGCCTATGGCGCCGACCTCATCTTCAGCGACCCGCTGGAGGGGACGGACGGCGCCATCCGCCTGGTGCGCCAGCTCGTCGCCGCCCATCCCGAACGCTACTACTACCCCGACCAGTACGACAACGACGAGAACTGGAAGGCGCACTATTACGGCACCGCCAACGAAATCTGGCAGCAGACGCAGGGCCGGGTCACGCACTTCCTGGCCGGGCTGGGCACCAGCGGCACCTTCATGGGCGTCAGCCGCCGCCTGAAGGAGCTCAACCCGGCCGTGCGCGTGTTCTCGGTCGAGCCGGCCGACGAACTCCAGGTGATCGAGGGCCTCAAGCACATGGAGACGGCCATCGTCCCCGGCATCTACGACCCGCGGCTGAAGGACGCCGCCATGCCGGTCGAGGCCGAAGACGCCTGGCTGATGGCCCGCCGCCTGGCCCGCGAGGAAGGGCTGTTCGTCGGCTTCAGCGCCGGCGCCGCCGTCCACGCCGCCCTCACCCTCGCCCGCACCCTCGACCACGGCCACGTCGTCACCGTCCTCCCCGACGGCGGGGCCAAATACGTCAGCCTCGGTTTGTTCGAGTGATGGTTGTTGCGTGATGCGTGATGCGTGATGCGTGTTGCGTGTTCCGTGTTGCGTGTTGCGTAGTGCGCGCAGAGCGTGCCATTTCGTGTAAATTCGTCAAATTCGTCAAATTCGTGGCAAAAGAATTCATCTTTGCCCAAACCCTCCGGAGGTCCGCATGTCCCGCACCCGCAAGCAACCCTTCGTCGACCATACCGCCCTCAAATTCAACCAGGCCAGCATCATCGGCCTCAATCTCCTGGCCTTCATCTTCAACCAACCCTGGTTGGTGGCCTTCGTCGCCGCCGTCCTGATCATCGGCACGCTCTACCCGCCCGCCAGCCTGTTCAAGCTCATCTACGCGCGCCTGCTCAAGCCGGCCGGCCTGCTCAAACCCCACCCCGTGCAGGATGAACAAGCCCCGCACCTGTTTGCGCAGGGACTGGGCGGCATCTTCCTGGCCCTGGCCGTCATCGCCTTCCTGGCCGGCGCGCCCATCCTCGGTTGGGCGCTCACCTTCCTCGTCGTCGCCCTGGCCGCCATCAATCTCTTCCTGGGCTTCTGCCTGGGCTGCTTCATCTTCTACCAGCTCGCCCGCCGCGGCATCCGGCTGCAACTGTCGCAGTGGTCATAGGCGACGTGTTGCGTGTTCCGTGTTCCGTAGTGCGTGTTGCGTGTTGCGTAGAACGCGCGTAGTTGAAGTGTCATTCTGAGTCATCCATGCCCCGCGGCGGCATGTCGCCCGAGCAAGAAACTCCTTGTCGTGTCATGCTGAACGGGTCGATCACACAAAGTTGTTGCGGTGATCAGCCAGTGAAGCATCCATTCGCTATGCTCAGGACAGGTTCTCGATTTCGGGAGTTTCTAGGCAGCGGGTCTATCAACGAGTTTTGTTGCAGCGAATGACCAGCGAAGAATCTCCAACTTACACCAGCACCGTTCTTTCGGCAGGGTTAGAACTTATTCGAGCGGGGCTATCAACAAATTCTGTTGCAACGAATGTCCAGCGAAGAATCCCCGCTTTCATCATCCGTGTTCCTTCCGGTCGCATCCACCCCCCTAAAATGCTCGAACGTCTCTTCCTTCTCGCCCTTCTCTCTCTCCTGAGCCTCGCCGCCGTCGGGCTTTGGCGGTGGCGCACGCAGCGGCGGGCGGTCGCGCTCAGCCGGCTGCCGGCGCCCGACTGCCTGCGCGACCTCGACCTGCGCCCGGTTCCGGCTGTCATCTACTTCACCACGCCCACGTGCAGCCAATGCCGCCTGCAACAGACGCCCATCCTGCAGCGCCTGAGCGCCGAATGGGGCGACGATGTGCACCTGTGCAAGGTGGATGCGGTCGCGTATGAAGAACTGACCCGCTATTTCGGCATCCTCACCGTGCCCTCCACCGTCGTCCTCGACGCCACCCTCCGCACGGTGGCCATCAACCACGGACTGGCCACGGCCGAGCAATTGCGCGCGCAGGTGATGACACAAATGGGGGGAACACCGATGCTGGTGGGTGCTGGCTCGGCCGCTTGAGCGGACGGGGGGGGAGATGACACAAATGGGGGGAACACAGATAGTTGTGGGTGCTGGCTCGGTCGCTTGAGCGAGCGGGGGAGAGATGACACAAATGGGGGAAACACAAATCTTTGCCAAAACCTGATGCGGTGGTAAGCTTGATGTAGTCTGGAGAGCTTACACATCATGCCAATGACGCTTACCTTGCAGCCAAAATGGATTGAAATGGCCCACGAATTCGGCGACCTTGACACCGTTGTCGAAGACGCTCTACGCGCCTATTTTTTGTCCCAGTCGCAAGCGCGCA
This genomic interval from Caldilineales bacterium contains the following:
- the moeB gene encoding molybdopterin-synthase adenylyltransferase MoeB, whose amino-acid sequence is MAGGSGARLSRDQLLARIRAEVNEATPRQVDEWLRQRQDVAVIDIREHDEWVQGHLPGAFHLSRSFLELQIESLEPDREAMIVLYCAGGVRSLLAAHNLQELGYSRVYSMTGGFNGWKNAGLEFDVPRFLRPDQRERYARHLILPDLGEAGQIKLLDARVLLIGAGGLGSPAALYLAAAGVGTIGIIDYDDVDRSNLQRQILHGESTIGQPKVDSAIQRIKDLNPDVQVIGYRQPLRADNAFEIMRGYDVVLNGSDNFPTRYLVNDACHFLGIPLVDASIFMFEGQVTVYRPDDAARGIEGGPCYRCLYPDPPPPGEVPSCAEAGVLGVLPGIVGSIQAVEAIKLIAGIGQPLVGRLLMYDALDQSFRSLNVQRDPTCPLCGEHPTVTDLIDYEQFCGLPSLPTPSAALGAIPIAVSIPLPAPA
- a CDS encoding type II toxin-antitoxin system HicB family antitoxin, which produces MNQLMTLEGHKAKIEYDPDLDLFRGEILGLNGGADFYGRTPDELREEFRKSLAVFLEVCEEKGIPPYRQFSGKFNLRVPADLHAELAARAAAEGKSLNQWIIERLAQTV
- a CDS encoding XdhC family protein, which produces MDTIYTALKRHLSEGETVALATIVEVKGSVPREVGTKMLIHPLGQHVGTIGGGCGEADVIRAALDVIQTGEPAALHVDLTEPISMQALGVCGGVMAVFIERWAP
- a CDS encoding sulfurtransferase encodes the protein MTTYAHPQALVSTEWVAARLDDPNIRLVESNEDVLLYNTGHIRNAVKIDWIADLNDPLIRDYIGPRQFEALCAKHGISNDTFVVFYGDKNNWWATYAFWVFQLFGHTAAAVMNGGRKKWVEEGRPLTKDIPHFGPAAYHAPQRQDYKIRALLPQVLSHQSAGLPLIDVRSPKEYSGELLHMADYPQEGALRGGHIKGARSMPWARAANEDGTFKSVEELKALYEGEAALSSDQNIIAYCRIGERSSHTWFVLTYLLGYPNVRNYDGSWTEYGNIVGAPIER
- a CDS encoding ribose-phosphate pyrophosphokinase, with amino-acid sequence MKRRSPPFALEPTSERHAPGCIDPAEVRFFAGRSHPALAKGIADYLGLPLDPCHVERFANDNMRIQLGASVRGRSVFIVQSLTPPVSDHLVELLMMLDIARSAAAHEVHAVIPYFSYARSDKKDAPRISIAARLVADLLVTAGATHVMTMQLHSPQVHGFFSVPTDPLTARGLFVEHLRPGFLDSKETVVVAPDAGGAKSAARFAGQLHLPVAVASKTRISDTEVRFSEETRKQVQGYRRAIIYDDEIGTGGTVVELCKELVAGRVEDIVVACTHGLFWGEAKKNLAAIAAVSRIITTDTTPLPRQRRLAKMTILSVAPIFGEAIRRNHLRQSIGDLFSFWDEE
- a CDS encoding P1 family peptidase yields the protein MNTTLTCIPGLLVGHDTDAEARTGCTVVLTPAGATAAVDVRGAAPGTRETDLLRPENLVSQVHAIVLAGGSAFGLAAAEGVVRWLYERNIGFATPVARVPIVPAAVLFDLGVGRADAWPDAAAGYRACQAAGAGPVAQGRVGAGTGATVAKLRGPKGAQPGGVGSAAVALPGGGKLAALVAVNAYGEIIDPESGRVVAAAGAGDSASLEPAFGQNTTIGVIATDLALNKAECLRVAQMAHDGLARTIRPSHTLWDGDALFVLSLGRAEKGDPGVLGIHAADLVARAVLAAVGEVIREGREGGEDPGRQPDGQGRAGGGGERVIREGREGEDPRRQPDGQGRAGGGGERVIREGREGGEDPRRQ
- the pepF gene encoding oligoendopeptidase F — protein: MSNALPPRSAIAPEHTWNSTSLFANDDAWESELNALLTDIGGAGRSSGQLGTSPALLAETLAQRDELRRRAWVLQVYAGMSHAVDTTSQKAAEMSGRADGAYGQVLAACAFIEPEILGLGQARVQGWMEEEPRLAVYRHYLDDLFRKQAHVRSAEVEEVLGMLADPFNGAWTASNLLTNADFRFAPAAGSDGASHDVSQSTITHLMDHPDREARRTAWESYHDQYLAFKNTLASAYTTSLKQSAFTMRARRYDSTLAASLFPYNIPTAVFHNLIDVFRQNLPTWHRYWAFRRQALGVDILHPYDVWAPLAANPPVIPFAQAVDWICQGLAPLGDDYVAAMRRGCLQERWIDLYPNAGKSQGAFSTGAPGTHPFIMMSYTDSMRSLSTLAHELGHSLHSYLTWQHQPVVYGDYSLFAAEVASNFHQAMVRGYLLRANPDPSFQLSLIEEAMSNFHRYFLVMPTLARFELEMHQRAEAGLGLTADFMIDRMAELFAEAYGPDMHIDHDRAGITWATFGHLYADYYVFQYATGISGAHACARRILDGVDGAATDYRRFLSAGGSLHPLDALALAGVELGRPEAVEATFAVLADYVDRLESLMGQEQAA
- a CDS encoding M67 family metallopeptidase — encoded protein: MTAPHLILPQPLAEAIIAHARAGEPEEVCGLVRGRAGRAIGVFPARNIAPNPITDYEVESKALLAQVEWEDAGDELIALYHSHPQDPAYPSASDAIQAYYPDSVYLICSLLDDARPDLKGFFLREIDAQLDPTALRRALPFYRTRPGRWGYYLPAGAALPPALAGLGPPPGLALYIVIQEDAEEPIQTRAVTVTPIELVID
- a CDS encoding type II toxin-antitoxin system HicA family toxin, with the protein product MWYYIDVKRKHRNTLELIFARPVSGNIRWTDVEELLVALGADVSERAGSRVAVVLFDEVRVFHRPHPSPDLDKGAIAGIRKWLEEHGVTP